Proteins co-encoded in one Flavivirga eckloniae genomic window:
- a CDS encoding mandelate racemase/muconate lactonizing enzyme family protein — translation MKITDIKTYPINIGASGVQLVVKVETDSSLYGWGASGLSGRELAVVGLIKHFKTFLIGKDPRQIGAIWQELYRGQYFEGGRVFAAAISAIDIALYDIKGKALGVPVYELLGGKQRDYVPCFASVRFATKEELIDYSKTCVKAGWTVLRLAPAEFESQEDISRFEPRESIAKLSKWVTELREEVGPDITIGIDYHTRLTAAETYSFMQRMPVGTIDFIEEPIRDESPEAYQSLRNMIDVPFAIGEEFSSKWQFMPYLEKNITQYARIDVCNVGGITESMKVAAMAEAHYIDLMPHNPLGPICTAATIHVAAACPNFSYLEEVNTPAQYMGTNAPEFYPEQPKLEGARYPVTDTPGLGVEFNEDLAMERAFTLVDIPRLRRDDGSLTNW, via the coding sequence ATGAAAATAACAGACATTAAAACATATCCAATTAACATTGGTGCTTCCGGAGTTCAATTGGTTGTAAAAGTAGAAACAGATTCAAGTCTTTATGGTTGGGGAGCTTCGGGGCTTTCCGGTAGGGAATTGGCTGTAGTGGGTTTAATAAAACACTTTAAAACCTTTTTAATAGGCAAAGACCCTAGGCAAATTGGAGCCATATGGCAAGAGTTGTACCGAGGACAATATTTTGAGGGCGGACGTGTTTTTGCTGCTGCAATTTCTGCCATCGATATAGCTTTATACGATATTAAAGGAAAAGCACTTGGTGTACCTGTTTATGAATTATTGGGAGGTAAACAAAGAGATTATGTGCCATGTTTTGCATCAGTACGTTTTGCCACTAAAGAAGAGTTGATCGATTATTCTAAAACCTGTGTGAAAGCAGGTTGGACTGTTTTAAGGTTAGCCCCTGCCGAATTTGAATCGCAAGAAGATATTAGCAGATTTGAACCAAGGGAATCTATTGCCAAGTTGTCTAAATGGGTTACCGAACTTCGAGAAGAAGTAGGGCCAGATATTACTATTGGCATCGATTATCACACCAGACTTACGGCCGCAGAAACGTATTCCTTCATGCAACGTATGCCGGTAGGCACGATAGACTTTATAGAAGAACCTATTCGAGATGAAAGTCCGGAAGCATACCAAAGCTTGCGTAATATGATAGATGTGCCTTTTGCTATAGGAGAAGAATTTTCCAGTAAATGGCAATTCATGCCATATTTAGAAAAAAATATAACCCAATACGCACGTATAGATGTGTGCAATGTAGGGGGGATTACAGAGTCGATGAAGGTAGCTGCCATGGCAGAAGCCCATTATATCGATTTAATGCCTCATAACCCGTTAGGGCCTATTTGCACAGCCGCAACCATACATGTAGCCGCGGCTTGCCCTAATTTTAGTTATTTGGAAGAAGTAAATACCCCTGCACAATATATGGGAACTAATGCTCCAGAATTTTATCCGGAACAGCCCAAATTGGAAGGTGCCAGATATCCGGTTACAGATACACCTGGATTGGGTGTTGAGTTCAATGAAGATTTGGCTATGGAAAGAGCGTTTACTCTGGTAGACATTCCACGTTTAAGAAGAGATGATGGATCATTAACAAATTGGTAA
- a CDS encoding MFS transporter, translating to MSKTPETRKRYNILAMIFVTVVINYLDRTNISVAAFALRKDLEIDTIQMGYVFSAFGWFYAALQIPGGIVADKIKSRILYAFILTFWSIATLLQGLVNSFALLLGLRASIGVFEAPSYPINNLVVSRWFPEKERASAIAIYTSGQFLGLAFLMPVLTLIQDALGWRGLFVVSGIIGIIWAVIWYMFYRDPKNHKSVSKSELEYIEEGGGLIEAKPKEKTKTKVEFSASGLQQALKYFGQAFIYRKLWAIYLGQFCLGATTMFFLTWFPTYLVEFRGLDFIKSGYLASLPFLAAFVGVLLSGFTSDFLIKKGVSNEIARKAPIIIGMLLSTSIIGANYTDDTFFIILFLAIAFFGTGLASIAWVFVSLIAPKENLGLVGGAFNFIGGLSGIVIPIVIGYLVKDGDFSPALIFIAAIAFLGFFSYTFLVGKVERIVPKK from the coding sequence ATGTCTAAAACTCCTGAAACCAGAAAACGTTATAATATTCTAGCCATGATATTTGTTACAGTTGTAATAAACTATCTTGATAGAACCAATATTTCTGTAGCAGCCTTTGCACTAAGAAAAGATTTAGAAATAGACACCATTCAAATGGGGTACGTGTTTTCTGCTTTTGGTTGGTTTTATGCCGCTTTACAAATTCCTGGAGGCATTGTAGCCGATAAGATAAAATCCAGAATATTATATGCGTTTATATTAACGTTTTGGTCCATAGCAACATTATTACAGGGATTGGTAAATTCGTTTGCTTTATTATTAGGGCTAAGAGCCAGTATAGGCGTTTTTGAGGCACCATCATATCCTATAAATAACTTAGTAGTAAGTCGTTGGTTTCCCGAAAAAGAACGCGCATCGGCTATAGCAATTTATACATCTGGACAATTTTTAGGACTAGCATTTTTAATGCCTGTACTCACGTTAATTCAAGATGCCTTGGGGTGGCGTGGTCTGTTTGTTGTATCTGGAATTATAGGCATAATATGGGCCGTGATTTGGTATATGTTTTATAGAGATCCGAAAAATCATAAATCGGTAAGTAAATCGGAATTAGAATACATAGAAGAGGGTGGAGGGCTTATAGAAGCAAAACCTAAAGAAAAGACAAAAACAAAAGTCGAATTTTCTGCTTCAGGGCTTCAACAAGCTTTGAAATATTTTGGTCAGGCATTTATTTATAGAAAGCTTTGGGCAATTTATCTGGGGCAGTTTTGTTTAGGAGCAACCACCATGTTTTTCCTCACCTGGTTTCCAACATATTTAGTAGAATTTAGAGGACTGGATTTTATAAAATCGGGTTACTTGGCATCGTTACCATTCTTGGCAGCCTTTGTAGGGGTGTTGTTATCTGGCTTTACTTCAGACTTTTTAATCAAAAAAGGCGTGTCTAACGAAATAGCAAGAAAAGCACCTATAATTATAGGCATGTTATTGTCAACCAGCATTATCGGAGCTAATTATACCGACGATACATTTTTTATCATCCTCTTTTTAGCCATAGCATTCTTCGGAACAGGTCTGGCAAGTATCGCCTGGGTATTCGTTTCGTTAATAGCACCTAAGGAAAACTTAGGGCTCGTTGGAGGGGCTTTTAACTTTATAGGGGGATTATCGGGAATTGTTATACCTATAGTTATAGGATATTTGGTTAAGGATGGCGATTTTAGTCCAGCACTTATATTTATTGCGGCTATTGCCTTCTTAGGATTTTTCTCTTATACATTTTTAGTAGGCAAAGTAGAACGAATAGTTCCAAAAAAATAA
- a CDS encoding sensor histidine kinase, translated as MAYRKYKWALLVRVFILFLSLAGLAFAIDKLDYKDNTPIAVISIIPIIIVVVYFFTNLYKFNKRRFDEMDDFFESVKYRDFSRWYSEQSGAEDIKELHRGFNEVNKTIKEINQEKEAQHLYLQKILELIDTGIIAYNIESGDVLWVNDSFKKTLSIPSLKTVHFVEKRTPELYETVFENSYTKGDSITVHVDNENLKVLISSSIFLIEETTFKLIVLQNIDDTLNRTESEAWRKLLSVMTHEIMNSIAPISSLAETLQLKVQQSIEHPVDHQLEITDLEDGIESIKKRSEGLLKFAKTYRSLNKVTNLNLSRVLVSSLFGNIKTLMEPSLNNKNIKLHFDIDNSDTEIEMDSYLIEQVLINLILNAVEACKEKENPIINLSAFKNIGGHAVLKITDNGKGIPNEIKEEVFIPFFSTKKNGSGVGLSLCKEIMLLHKGKIQIKSKVELGTSISLIF; from the coding sequence ATGGCTTATAGAAAGTACAAATGGGCATTGCTTGTTAGAGTTTTTATTTTGTTTTTATCGCTTGCAGGATTAGCATTTGCTATTGATAAACTAGATTATAAAGACAATACACCAATTGCTGTTATTAGTATAATTCCTATCATTATTGTTGTTGTTTATTTTTTCACAAACCTTTATAAGTTTAATAAAAGGCGTTTTGATGAAATGGATGATTTCTTCGAGTCTGTAAAATATAGAGATTTTTCCAGATGGTACTCAGAGCAATCGGGAGCAGAAGATATAAAAGAACTTCACAGAGGATTTAATGAGGTAAATAAAACCATCAAAGAAATTAATCAGGAAAAAGAAGCACAACACCTATACCTTCAAAAAATTCTGGAATTAATCGATACGGGTATTATTGCTTATAATATAGAGTCCGGAGATGTTTTATGGGTTAACGATTCTTTTAAAAAAACATTGAGTATTCCGTCTTTGAAAACGGTACATTTTGTTGAAAAAAGAACCCCAGAACTTTACGAAACTGTTTTTGAAAATAGCTATACAAAAGGGGATAGCATTACAGTTCACGTAGATAATGAAAACTTAAAAGTATTAATTTCAAGCTCTATCTTTTTAATAGAAGAAACCACTTTTAAATTGATCGTTTTACAAAATATCGACGATACTTTAAACAGAACTGAATCTGAAGCATGGCGGAAATTACTTAGTGTTATGACGCATGAAATTATGAACTCCATAGCACCTATTTCTTCATTGGCAGAAACATTACAGTTAAAAGTGCAACAATCTATTGAACATCCGGTTGATCACCAACTTGAAATAACCGATTTGGAAGATGGTATAGAAAGTATAAAAAAGCGAAGCGAAGGCTTATTAAAATTTGCCAAAACATACAGGAGTCTTAATAAAGTTACAAACCTAAACCTGAGTAGGGTTTTGGTATCAAGTTTATTTGGTAACATCAAGACTTTAATGGAGCCTTCTCTTAATAATAAAAATATTAAACTCCATTTTGACATTGATAATTCGGATACAGAAATAGAAATGGATTCTTATTTAATAGAACAGGTATTAATTAATTTAATACTTAATGCGGTAGAAGCCTGTAAAGAAAAAGAAAACCCAATAATTAATCTTTCAGCTTTTAAAAATATAGGAGGCCATGCCGTATTAAAAATAACCGATAATGGAAAAGGCATTCCCAATGAAATTAAAGAAGAGGTATTCATTCCATTTTTTAGCACAAAGAAAAACGGTAGTGGCGTAGGTCTTAGCCTCTGTAAAGAAATTATGCTACTTCATAAAGGGAAAATTCAAATTAAAAGTAAAGTAGAGTTGGGTACTAGTATTAGTTTGATTTTTTAG
- a CDS encoding sigma-54-dependent transcriptional regulator has translation MLLKNANILVVDDDTDVLTAMRLLLKSKVKEVVTEKNPNNIISLIRKKKFDIVVLDMNFNGLVNTGNEGIYWLNKIKEIDKDLSVILITAYGELDLAIKSLKEGAQDFLIKPWKNEKLIQSITDILKKKVSGKNKKEATVIAGVEIIGNSHVMQDVFLKVKKIAPTDANILILGENGTGKDLIAKAIHDNSLRKNKPFVKVDVGALTSTLFEGELFGHKKGAFTDAKEDRKGRFEAADGGTLFLDEIGNISLQQQARLLTALQNRHITPLGSNKPIPINIRLICATNLDISVLANEAKFRKDLIYRINTVEIMMPPLRNREKDIILLANHFIELYAEKYLKSSFNLEDGFIKKLESYYFPGNVRELQYALERAVIMADGNTLTEEDLVFSPIEKRTSHIKESTLNLEEVEKTTILKVIEKNNGNITKSAKELGITRTALYRRLNKYGL, from the coding sequence ATGTTGTTAAAAAATGCTAATATATTGGTTGTCGATGATGATACAGATGTATTAACAGCCATGCGTCTTCTATTAAAATCGAAAGTTAAAGAAGTCGTTACAGAGAAGAATCCAAACAATATTATTTCTTTAATTAGAAAAAAGAAATTTGATATTGTTGTACTCGATATGAATTTTAATGGTTTGGTTAATACCGGTAATGAGGGTATTTACTGGCTTAATAAGATTAAAGAGATCGATAAAGATTTAAGCGTTATATTAATTACTGCTTATGGCGAATTGGATTTAGCTATAAAATCCTTGAAAGAGGGTGCCCAGGATTTTTTAATTAAGCCCTGGAAGAATGAAAAGTTAATTCAATCCATTACCGATATTCTTAAGAAAAAAGTATCCGGAAAAAATAAAAAAGAAGCTACAGTTATAGCAGGCGTAGAGATTATAGGGAATAGCCATGTTATGCAAGACGTTTTTTTAAAGGTTAAAAAAATTGCTCCTACAGATGCGAATATTTTAATTCTTGGAGAAAACGGTACAGGAAAAGATTTAATAGCTAAAGCGATACACGATAACTCTTTACGAAAAAACAAACCTTTTGTTAAAGTAGATGTTGGTGCTTTAACCTCTACATTGTTTGAAGGTGAATTATTTGGGCATAAGAAAGGTGCTTTTACAGATGCTAAAGAAGATAGAAAAGGACGATTTGAAGCAGCCGATGGCGGTACATTATTTTTAGATGAAATAGGAAATATAAGTTTACAACAACAAGCACGCCTTTTAACGGCGCTTCAAAACAGACATATAACACCTCTTGGTTCAAATAAACCAATTCCAATAAATATTAGACTCATTTGTGCTACAAATCTGGATATTTCGGTTTTAGCAAACGAAGCTAAATTCAGGAAAGACCTTATCTACCGAATTAATACAGTGGAAATTATGATGCCTCCACTAAGAAATCGTGAAAAAGACATTATACTGTTAGCCAATCATTTTATCGAATTGTATGCCGAAAAATATTTAAAATCAAGTTTTAATTTAGAAGACGGTTTTATAAAAAAACTAGAGAGTTATTATTTTCCGGGTAATGTGCGCGAGCTTCAATATGCTTTGGAAAGAGCAGTTATTATGGCAGATGGTAATACGCTAACAGAAGAAGATTTGGTTTTTTCGCCTATAGAAAAAAGAACAAGCCATATTAAAGAAAGTACGCTTAATTTGGAAGAAGTAGAGAAAACAACCATTCTAAAAGTTATAGAAAAGAATAATGGCAATATTACCAAATCGGCCAAAGAATTAGGGATTACGAGAACGGCACTCTATAGAAGATTAAATAAATATGGCTTATAG
- a CDS encoding efflux RND transporter periplasmic adaptor subunit: MDIPIEKKRFTKSKIAMIAGSILLVSFIIYVIASSGGKSKLNVDTERIMVSIVKDGVFQENIPVSGIVLPITTIYLDALEGGRVDEIFVEDGAIMKQNDPILRLSNTDLELSLVNQETSVYNLLTQMQISQNAARQNTINKLNQMTDVENALIEATRVFKLNKKLYEQKAIGRNEFKESENNYNYQKQRMQLAVQILKQDSISVKQESAQANSSFSRTQSALKLMRKKVGDLVVRAPVDGQLTSLDAEIGQSKNKGERLGQLDVLSGFKVRADIDEHYISRIYTGQYGSFPFNGKDYKLKIKKVYTQVTNGRFQVDMIFEETIPEGIRRGQSLQIRLALSDEKQALLVPKGGFFQQTGGNWIFKLSDDSKTAYKADIQLGSKNTEYYEVLQGLQPGDKVITSSYDNFGDKQELILK, from the coding sequence ATGGACATCCCAATAGAAAAGAAAAGATTTACCAAGTCGAAAATTGCAATGATTGCAGGCTCAATCTTATTAGTATCATTTATAATTTATGTAATAGCGTCTTCTGGCGGAAAATCAAAATTAAATGTAGACACCGAACGCATTATGGTGAGTATAGTTAAAGATGGTGTTTTTCAGGAGAATATTCCTGTAAGTGGTATTGTATTACCTATTACAACCATTTATTTGGATGCTCTTGAAGGTGGGCGTGTTGATGAAATATTTGTTGAAGATGGTGCCATAATGAAACAAAATGACCCCATACTTCGTCTTTCTAATACAGATTTGGAGTTGAGTTTAGTAAATCAGGAAACATCGGTTTATAATTTGCTTACTCAAATGCAAATTTCTCAAAACGCGGCAAGACAGAATACCATTAACAAATTAAACCAAATGACCGATGTTGAAAATGCCTTAATTGAAGCAACCAGAGTATTTAAACTCAATAAAAAGTTATATGAACAAAAAGCAATAGGTCGTAACGAATTTAAAGAGTCTGAAAACAATTATAATTATCAGAAACAACGTATGCAGTTGGCAGTACAAATATTGAAACAAGATTCTATATCTGTAAAACAGGAAAGTGCACAAGCTAATAGTTCTTTTTCCAGAACCCAAAGTGCCTTGAAACTCATGCGGAAAAAAGTAGGCGATTTAGTGGTAAGAGCACCCGTAGATGGTCAATTAACTTCTTTAGATGCCGAAATCGGACAGTCAAAAAACAAAGGCGAACGTTTGGGGCAATTGGATGTTTTAAGTGGTTTTAAAGTACGTGCAGATATTGACGAACATTATATTTCCAGAATTTATACTGGACAATATGGTTCTTTTCCTTTTAATGGCAAGGACTATAAATTAAAAATTAAAAAAGTTTACACCCAAGTCACCAATGGACGTTTCCAGGTGGATATGATTTTCGAGGAAACCATTCCTGAGGGCATTCGTAGAGGTCAATCATTACAAATTCGATTAGCTTTAAGCGACGAAAAACAAGCTTTGCTTGTTCCTAAGGGAGGTTTTTTTCAACAAACTGGTGGTAATTGGATTTTCAAATTAAGTGATGATAGTAAAACAGCTTATAAAGCAGATATCCAACTAGGCAGTAAGAATACAGAATATTATGAAGTGTTACAAGGGTTACAACCTGGAGATAAAGTAATAACTTCCAGCTATGATAACTTTGGAGATAAACAAGAATTGATATTAAAATAA
- a CDS encoding ABC transporter ATP-binding protein, with product MIKITDLEKYYKTDELQTIALNKLSFEVKKGEFVAIMGPSGCGKSTLLNIIGMLDSSDGGSFIFNDEEIIHYNERKRANIRKHNIGFVFQSFNLIDQLTVFENVELPLIYTGVSKADRKKKVHEVLEKMQIMHRRKHFPQQLSGGQQQRVAVARAVVNNPKLILADEPTGNLDSSNGNEVMDLLTELNEQGTTIIMVTHSEHDAKFSHRIIRMLDGQKVTENSLI from the coding sequence ATGATCAAAATAACAGATTTAGAAAAGTATTATAAAACAGACGAATTACAAACCATAGCTTTAAACAAATTGTCTTTTGAAGTAAAAAAGGGAGAATTCGTAGCCATTATGGGACCATCGGGATGTGGTAAATCAACATTACTTAACATTATTGGCATGCTAGATAGTTCTGATGGCGGGAGCTTTATTTTTAATGATGAGGAAATCATTCATTACAATGAACGTAAACGTGCCAATATTCGTAAGCATAATATTGGTTTTGTATTCCAAAGTTTTAATTTGATTGACCAACTTACTGTTTTTGAAAACGTAGAGTTACCCTTAATATATACCGGAGTTAGTAAAGCAGATAGAAAAAAGAAAGTACACGAGGTTTTAGAAAAAATGCAGATTATGCATAGACGTAAACACTTTCCGCAACAGCTTTCTGGTGGACAGCAACAAAGGGTAGCCGTAGCTAGAGCTGTAGTAAACAATCCGAAACTTATTCTAGCCGATGAGCCCACAGGAAATCTGGATAGTAGCAATGGTAATGAAGTTATGGATTTATTAACTGAATTAAACGAACAAGGAACCACCATCATTATGGTAACACATAGTGAGCATGATGCTAAATTTTCGCATCGTATTATACGTATGTTGGATGGTCAGAAAGTGACTGAAAACAGTTTGATATAA
- a CDS encoding ABC transporter permease: MIRNYFKIAWRNLIKNKGYSLINIGGLSIGMSCSILIFLWVQDETSYDKFHTNANQICRLTVDAGSGDFKAAVSPAGMASGLQDEISGIESTVRISKPITSLFEANDLKFEEQRVFYVDANFLEMFDFSLLKGDVKTALQNPNGILITETTAIKYFGSEDALGKFIKKDNNDVFTITGILADTPSNSHLQFDIILPMAYLAKTDRGLINNTWSDFNFYSYIQFNKGHNLSFKALVDLEDKVNQVYASRSPKFQPKFKLQPLTDIHLHSSNLQIDLSGHGNIQYVNIFIIIALIVLLVACINFMNLATAQSSRRAKEVGLRKVIGAKRNQLIFQFLSESILISFISLFIAICIIYLVMPLFNNLTEKQIVFQLLDNKVWWLYLIFIGAITGLISGSYPALFLSSFKPIKTIKGRLGSNNENLIFRNGLVITQFVVSVFLLVGTVVVYKQLNFIKDKNLGFDKSNLLYVPAKGEIYNKRGALKTLLQQNPLTSNFSMVSDLPTNLISGATNVKWEGKDPNSLIVFPSMYIDENFTDVFQTEILRGRGFSETFGTDASNYVINEKAMEVMGMNLETVIGNTMTFQNKKGTIIGVVKDFNFKSLQYAIEPLVLHYTKESEILVVRTQPGKTEATIKALKEIYGNLNPAFPFVYNFVDKDLDNQYRGEQRMGTVFNLFAILAIFISCIGLYGLSAFIAEQRIKEIGIRKVLGASVFGLVNMLSKDFFKLVLIALLIASPIAWYLMDMWLQDFAFHIDIHWWMFALSGMIIVVIALITVSFQTIKAAIVNPIKSLRTE; the protein is encoded by the coding sequence ATGATACGTAACTATTTCAAAATAGCGTGGCGGAACCTTATTAAGAACAAAGGGTATTCTCTAATCAATATCGGAGGCCTATCCATTGGTATGAGTTGTAGCATTCTTATTTTTTTATGGGTTCAGGACGAAACGAGTTATGATAAATTTCACACCAACGCAAATCAAATTTGTAGACTTACGGTTGATGCAGGAAGTGGTGATTTTAAAGCAGCAGTTAGTCCAGCTGGAATGGCATCTGGTCTTCAAGATGAAATCTCAGGAATAGAATCGACCGTGCGGATAAGTAAACCAATTACGTCTTTATTTGAAGCAAATGATCTTAAATTTGAGGAACAACGTGTTTTTTATGTTGATGCCAACTTTTTGGAGATGTTTGATTTTTCTTTACTTAAAGGTGATGTTAAAACCGCATTACAAAACCCTAATGGTATACTCATAACAGAGACCACTGCTATAAAATATTTTGGAAGCGAAGATGCTTTAGGGAAATTTATAAAGAAAGATAATAATGATGTCTTCACTATTACCGGAATACTAGCAGACACGCCCTCCAATTCTCACTTACAATTTGATATTATCTTACCCATGGCCTACTTAGCAAAAACAGACAGAGGCCTGATCAATAATACATGGAGTGATTTCAATTTTTATTCTTACATCCAATTTAATAAAGGTCATAATTTATCCTTTAAGGCACTCGTTGATCTTGAAGATAAAGTAAATCAAGTCTACGCTTCCAGAAGTCCCAAATTTCAACCTAAATTTAAGTTACAGCCTCTCACCGATATTCATTTGCATTCTTCTAATTTACAAATAGATCTTTCGGGTCATGGCAATATTCAATATGTAAATATTTTTATTATAATTGCCCTTATCGTTTTATTAGTAGCTTGTATTAATTTTATGAATCTTGCCACGGCTCAATCATCTCGAAGAGCTAAAGAAGTGGGGCTTCGAAAAGTAATTGGAGCCAAAAGAAATCAATTGATATTTCAATTTTTAAGTGAATCGATACTCATCTCATTTATTTCCTTATTCATTGCTATTTGTATTATATACTTAGTAATGCCTCTATTCAATAATTTGACTGAAAAACAGATTGTATTTCAATTGTTAGATAATAAAGTATGGTGGTTGTATTTAATTTTTATCGGAGCAATTACTGGTCTTATCTCAGGGAGCTACCCAGCATTATTCCTCTCCAGCTTTAAACCTATTAAAACAATTAAAGGGAGACTAGGATCTAATAATGAGAATTTGATATTTCGAAACGGATTGGTTATTACTCAATTTGTTGTTTCTGTTTTTCTTCTCGTAGGAACCGTTGTTGTATACAAACAGTTAAATTTTATAAAAGACAAAAATCTAGGATTTGATAAATCAAATCTTTTGTATGTCCCTGCAAAAGGTGAAATATATAATAAACGAGGTGCTTTAAAAACATTATTGCAACAAAACCCTCTTACCAGTAACTTCTCTATGGTATCCGATCTACCAACTAATCTAATTTCGGGAGCTACTAATGTAAAATGGGAAGGGAAAGATCCTAATTCACTAATTGTGTTTCCTAGCATGTACATAGACGAGAATTTTACCGATGTTTTTCAAACGGAGATACTTCGTGGTCGTGGTTTTTCTGAAACATTTGGAACCGATGCGTCCAATTATGTTATCAATGAAAAAGCAATGGAAGTCATGGGTATGAATTTAGAAACAGTTATTGGAAATACCATGACGTTTCAAAATAAAAAAGGAACTATTATTGGCGTTGTAAAAGATTTTAATTTTAAATCACTACAATATGCTATTGAACCTCTCGTATTACATTATACTAAAGAAAGCGAAATACTTGTAGTTCGCACACAGCCCGGAAAAACAGAAGCTACTATAAAAGCATTAAAAGAGATTTATGGCAACCTAAACCCTGCATTTCCTTTTGTATATAATTTTGTTGATAAGGATCTTGATAATCAATATCGTGGCGAGCAACGAATGGGCACTGTTTTTAACCTATTTGCTATTCTAGCCATTTTTATTTCCTGTATTGGTTTATATGGATTATCAGCATTTATTGCAGAACAACGTATTAAAGAAATTGGGATACGAAAAGTTCTTGGAGCAAGTGTTTTTGGGTTAGTAAATATGCTTTCCAAAGACTTTTTTAAGCTTGTTTTAATTGCTTTGCTTATCGCTTCTCCAATTGCATGGTATTTAATGGATATGTGGCTTCAGGATTTTGCTTTTCATATAGATATACATTGGTGGATGTTTGCGCTATCTGGTATGATAATAGTTGTTATAGCCTTAATTACTGTAAGTTTTCAAACTATTAAAGCTGCCATTGTTAACCCCATTAAAAGTTTACGAACCGAATAA